A region of the Nitrospiria bacterium genome:
ACCCGGACGCGATCGGATCGGTGTAGACCTGGGGCTTATTCGTGACCACCGCTTTTTTCTTCGACCGGTAATGGGCCAGGACGCCGTCCATCCCCGGATAGAGTTTCGTGGTGTCGAGGAGATGGGCCATGTAGTGACCCCGGAAGACCCGCAACGCTTCCCGGAACCGCTCGCCCTCCTCCTCGCCCACCGCCTGCTGGATCAATTTTCGAACGCCGCTGCCGACGTAGGTGTAGATCACGTCGGGCGCTTTCTCGGGCAGGCCCAATTCTTTGAGCGTCAGGTTGACGGAGGTCGCGATGTCGTCCTTGGTATCGGCGAGGGTCCCGTCCAGGTCGAATATGAGCAGATCGGCTTTAAACGTCATTGCGCTTTCTTGAACAGTTCATCCAGTCTCTTCCGGGCCGCCTCCGGGCCCTTCCCGGCCATCGCGGCCCCCGGCCGATCCGCGTGGGTCAGGGGAGTGCGATCGGCGAAGACGAAATAGTCGCAGAAGTTGGCCTTTTCCTTGTCGGCCACCCATTCGGCCTGGGTCTCGCGGCATTGGTTGTGAACCGCGCGGTCGAAAAATCGGCAGTTCTTACAGGCATGAAGATCGCTCCGGCAGTTCGGGCAGACCGCCGTCCGGGAAAGTTTTTTTTCGATCGCCACCGGCTCACGGCAGGCGTGACATACCGTCATGGAGAAAATGATACGGGAAACCCCGGCAAACCGCAAGCGTTTTTTCGTCCCGGCGCCCATTCTCACGTTGATTTATCGAGCCAGAATTGGTATGATCCGGCGATCGTCCTCCCCCTCTGCGAACCGGATCAGGATCGAGGTTCCCGATGTCCGAAGCGAAATCCAAGACGACGCGCAAATCCGGCGCCGGAAAACGGCGGAAGAAACCGGCCGGCGTCTCGGCCGGCCTCATCGCGGCCGATCTGCTGGCCGCGGCCCCGCCGGAGAAGGTCGCGGCGCTCAATCGCCAGATCGAAGCCGACGGCGGAAAACCCCTGGCCGCCTACCGCGAGCCGTACGGGGGAAACTGGCTGGTGCTCGCCGCCCTGCCGATCGAAACCGTCGAGCCGACGCCCTTTCAGCGGAACATCTCGGAAATGCACGTCCGGAAACTCGAGAACGTGATCGGAAAGATCGGCCGCTTTCTCGACCCGATCATCGCGGTCAGGAACGCCGCCGACGGCGCCGCGAAGTACTGGACGCCCAACGGCAACCACCGTCTTTCGGCGATGCGGACCCTCGGCGCGAAGAGCATCGTCGCGATCATCGTGCCGGAGGAAAAAGCGGCCTACCAGATCCTCGCGCTCAACACCGAAAAAGCGCACAACCTTCGGGAGAAGGCCCTGGAGGTCGTCCGGATGTACAAGGAGCTGGCCCGTTTGGACGACGGGCTTGAAGAGGCGTACGCCCTCGAGTTCGAAGAACCGGGCTTCATCACGCTGGGATTCTGTTACGAAGACCGGCCCCGATTTTCGGGCGGGGCCTACAACCCGATCCTCCGGCGGGTGGAAGGCTTCTTGAAGAAACCGATCCGCGCGGCGATGGACGTTCGAAGGGACCGGGCCCGGCGCCTGATGGAACTGGACGACGCCGTGATCAAACAGGTCGAGGCCCTGAAGTCCCGCGGCCTGGCCAGCCCTTATCTGAAAAGCTTCGTCGTCGCACGGATCAACCCGATCCGGTTCCGCCCCAAGGAGGCCGAGCCGCTCGGCTTCGACGAGGTGATCGAACGCATGACCAAGACCGTCGTCAAGTTCGATCCGGCGAAGATCACCATGGACGACCTCGCGCGCTCCGGCGGCCCGGCGGACGAAACGGAATGATTAATTTAATGATTCATATAATGTAGGGCCATCCCCTTTGCCGAGACCTTCTTCCCTCATCCGCTGCCCCTGGCCCACGGCCGGCGACCCGCTGTATCTGGCCTATCATGATGAGGAATGGGGGGTGCCGGTGCATGACGACCGGAAGATTTACGAGTTTCTGGTGCTGGAGGTCTTTCAGGCCGGGCTGTCGTGGCGCACGGTGCTGTACAAGCGAGAGAACTTCCGGAAGGCCTTTGCCGGATTCGACTATCGTAAAGTCGCCCGGTTCGGCCGGCGCGACGTCTCCCGATTGCTCAAGGACGTGGGCATCATTCGAAACCGGCTTAAGATCGAGGCGACGATCCACAACGCGCAACGATTCTTGGAGGTCCGGCGCGAGCACGGCAGCTTCGCAAAATATATGTGGTCGTGGGTGGACCACAAACCCGTACTTCACCGCTTCCGGACGCTGAATGACTATCCGCCCTACACGGAGGAAGCCGTGGCCTGGGCGAAGGATTTGAAGCGGCGCGGCTTCAAATTTCTCGGGCCGACCGTGGTCTACGCCCACATGCAGGCCGTGGGAATGGTGAACGATCACACCGTCGACTGCTTCTGCCGGACACAACTCGGCGGCGTTCGATATCGCCCGGAAACGCCCGGATCACACGGCAAGCGGCACCCCTGCCCGTAATCGACCATTAATTCAAATCCCAATGAAATTTTGCATCATTAATATGTCCTATTTATACCCATCCGGGGGCGACGGTCTCTCGGCGGTCCAGATCCTTACAATGTGAATGGAGTGGTTCAAGGATCTATGGGTTATTTTGCCTCCCTCCGGCGCCTGCCAACGGTTTGGGGTGTAATGACCCTGTCGCGGGAGAGATGGTGTCATCGCCGAGGCAGGCTCATCCCATGGATGATCGCTCGCGATCTCGTAGTAACAAAAAAACCAAACGGTCACAAGGGATGACGGAAAACACGACAATGTTTCCAAAAAAGTACTTACAAAATCATACAAACTGCCGGAGAACTTGGCATGGATGATCTATAAGTAGAAGCCTCCTTATATATATAGCCGCTTTGTTCGGGTATAGAAATTGCTACTATATTGGACTTAGGTTAAGAAAATTATCGATTAACAAGACATGGTTAAGAATAAGACAAAGTAACGAAGGAGAAAAGGTTATGAAAAAATTGAGCCTTGTACTCATGATTGCCTCTGCCTTTGTTTTCGCTTCAACCGGAGCGGCCCGGGCAACCCTTCTCGGCACGGACTGGGGATCCAACGTAAGTTCGAACCTCTATTCGATCGACACAAGCACCGCGACTGCCACCCTGATCGGGTCGACCGGCCAAGGACCCATGATCGGGCTCGTGGTCGACACGGACAGCACGATTTACGCGATCAGCGAGGAGCCAAGCAGCAATCTGTGGACCTTGAATTCCAGCACGGGCGCCGCAACGCTTGTGGGAACCCTTGGGTTCAATTTGCAGGAAGGCGACATGACGATCGATCCCGGCTCCGGCCAAATGTACGTGGCCGACGGCATCGGGGACGCTTTGTACACGGTTAACAAAACCAACGGCGCCGCCACGCTGGTCGGATCCTTTGGACCTCTGGGGCGTGACGTCTCGGGCCTCCAGTTCATCGGCAGCACACTCTACGGGCTCGCGCTGGTAGACTCCGGCCCCGATGTCTTATTGACCGTGGACCCCCTCACGGGCGCGACCACTTTGGTCGGCGCAACCGGCACGAATTGCGGCGTCATCGCGGCGCTGGGACAGGACCCGTCGTCAGGAACGACCTTCATGGCGTGCCCCGACACCTCGTTTGGTAATGACAACGAACTCTACGCCTTGAATCTGTCCACAGGAGCGGCGACGCTGGTTGGGCCTTTAACCGGCATCGAGTCGAGCATTTCGGGCTTTTCCGTGTCGGGTAGTCCCGCCATTTTGACGACCCCTGAACCCTCCGGTGTGCTACTTCTTGGCGCGGGCCTGGCAATGCTTGGGCTATGGGGAAGGAAAAAAATTAAGGCACTAGTCTAAAAAAGCAAAAAACGAAGTGAAATATGCCAGCGCCCGCTGTCGGACCGACGGCGGGCGCTTTTTTTTATTCAATCCTTACTAATCCCGAAACCCGATTTCCGCGTGCGACCCGTCGCAAAACGGTTTATTCTTCGAAGCCCCGCAACGGCAGAGGGTCATGCGATTGCGCACTTCGTAGGCCCGGCCGTCCGCGCCCTCCACAACGATGCGGCCCCGGACATAGAGCGGTCCGTTCTGGACGATCCCGATTTCCCGGGGCAGGGGCTCTTCCACAGGCGCATCGACGGGAGGCTCGGCGTATTCCAAACGCCCGGAAGGGCAATTCCGTATCATGCCGATCAGCTTGTCCCGCGCGGCGGGGTCCGTTGTCTTTCGGACCAGGTCCCAAGCTTCCGTTTTTTCCGAGACGCAGAAGCCGGCATGCACGCAAAACTTCTTCACATCCGTCATCACGAGGCCTCGGCCGTTGAAGTTCCTTCGCCGCATTCCGGCCGTCTCCCGTTCGGCCGTCTCCGTTCCGTCAAACGATGTCGCCGCGTGGGCCCCGTCGCAGAAGGGTTTGTTCGATGAACGGCCGCACCGGCACAGCGCATAGGGCTCGTCGTGATCGATGGATCGGCCGCGCCGCCATCCGACCGGGCGGCCGGCGTGATTCTTCACGGGTCGCATCGCCAGAAGGTCCGCCCCCGATACCTTGTACGGACCGTCTTCGGTCACCCGGATCCGGGTCTCCTTGGCACCGCCCATCGCCTCTCCCCCCTTCGAATTAAACGACGCCCCTATTATAGGGCGTGGCCGTGAAGAGGTCAACTCCGGGATCCCCAATAATTTTGGGAATCGGTATGGTACTCTCCATAAGGATTATGGTATGATGCCTCCTGCATTCTGAATCCTCCGGGGCTTCGGCCCCGACAGACCTTCGGTCAACCGGGAGACGACAACACGATGAGCCGGAAAACCAAAGACAAAGCCAAACGAAAATCCTCCGGGAACCCTCCGTCGAACAGGACCGTCGCGATCGTGATCGGCGTATTGGTCGTAGCGGCCGTGGTCTATCTCTACCTGAATCGTCCGGGAGCGATGAAGGCTCCCACCCAGGCGAATCTCAACGTGAATCCGGAGACGCTCGCCGGCATTCAGGTCGGCGACGCCCCATGGAAAGCGGAAATCAATTACCTCCGCGACCGCTTGAAAATGATCGGCCTGCCCGCGCTGCTCGAAGAAGGGACGGCCACGCACCTGCATCAGCACATCGACATCTTCATTCACGGGAAATCCGTATCGGTCCCCCCGATGATCGGGGTCAACGTGGCCGAACGGTTTATCGCGCCCATCCATACCCACGATGGATCGGGAGAGATCCATATCGAATCCCCGACCGTTCAGTCCTACACCCTCGGTCAATTTTTCGATATCTGGGGAGTCCGCTTGACTCCGAAATGCATCGGCTCCTACTGTGAAGACCCGCAAAACGCGATCAAGGCCTTTGTGAACGGGAAGCCGGCGGCGGGGGACCCGAGATCCATCGAGCTGGACGATCATATCGAAATCGTCATCGCCTACGGAACACCCGGGGAATTACCCAGCCCGATTCCGTCCGAGCACCAATTTTCGGCCGGCACCTGATACCGCGCCCGGATCGGTCCATGGGGCCGGGTCCCCTTTATGGGCCTCCGGACGGTCCCTGCCCGCAAAAACTTGACATCGTCCCCTTTTTTGATTAAGGTATTTAAACACACCCAAACCGGATCACCCTTTACCGCAGACCAATCTCTCAGGGAGTCCATCGGTTCACCGGGGGCGTCTTGCCCCGGGCGGCCGCGTTGGGAGAAGAAAGGAGGAGG
Encoded here:
- a CDS encoding ParB N-terminal domain-containing protein — translated: MSEAKSKTTRKSGAGKRRKKPAGVSAGLIAADLLAAAPPEKVAALNRQIEADGGKPLAAYREPYGGNWLVLAALPIETVEPTPFQRNISEMHVRKLENVIGKIGRFLDPIIAVRNAADGAAKYWTPNGNHRLSAMRTLGAKSIVAIIVPEEKAAYQILALNTEKAHNLREKALEVVRMYKELARLDDGLEEAYALEFEEPGFITLGFCYEDRPRFSGGAYNPILRRVEGFLKKPIRAAMDVRRDRARRLMELDDAVIKQVEALKSRGLASPYLKSFVVARINPIRFRPKEAEPLGFDEVIERMTKTVVKFDPAKITMDDLARSGGPADETE
- a CDS encoding DNA-3-methyladenine glycosylase I, whose product is MPRPSSLIRCPWPTAGDPLYLAYHDEEWGVPVHDDRKIYEFLVLEVFQAGLSWRTVLYKRENFRKAFAGFDYRKVARFGRRDVSRLLKDVGIIRNRLKIEATIHNAQRFLEVRREHGSFAKYMWSWVDHKPVLHRFRTLNDYPPYTEEAVAWAKDLKRRGFKFLGPTVVYAHMQAVGMVNDHTVDCFCRTQLGGVRYRPETPGSHGKRHPCP
- a CDS encoding CDGSH iron-sulfur domain-containing protein produces the protein MGGAKETRIRVTEDGPYKVSGADLLAMRPVKNHAGRPVGWRRGRSIDHDEPYALCRCGRSSNKPFCDGAHAATSFDGTETAERETAGMRRRNFNGRGLVMTDVKKFCVHAGFCVSEKTEAWDLVRKTTDPAARDKLIGMIRNCPSGRLEYAEPPVDAPVEEPLPREIGIVQNGPLYVRGRIVVEGADGRAYEVRNRMTLCRCGASKNKPFCDGSHAEIGFRD
- a CDS encoding PEP-CTERM sorting domain-containing protein, whose protein sequence is MKKLSLVLMIASAFVFASTGAARATLLGTDWGSNVSSNLYSIDTSTATATLIGSTGQGPMIGLVVDTDSTIYAISEEPSSNLWTLNSSTGAATLVGTLGFNLQEGDMTIDPGSGQMYVADGIGDALYTVNKTNGAATLVGSFGPLGRDVSGLQFIGSTLYGLALVDSGPDVLLTVDPLTGATTLVGATGTNCGVIAALGQDPSSGTTFMACPDTSFGNDNELYALNLSTGAATLVGPLTGIESSISGFSVSGSPAILTTPEPSGVLLLGAGLAMLGLWGRKKIKALV
- a CDS encoding HAD-IA family hydrolase, with the translated sequence MTFKADLLIFDLDGTLADTKDDIATSVNLTLKELGLPEKAPDVIYTYVGSGVRKLIQQAVGEEEGERFREALRVFRGHYMAHLLDTTKLYPGMDGVLAHYRSKKKAVVTNKPQVYTDPIASGLKITNRFDLILGGDNGLPLKPDPTMVLTVLDKLLADPKRTVMIGDGLHDIHASRAAGIAVCAVGYGLGDPEELRRARPDFFCETVEDLKRLAF